A region from the Flavobacteriales bacterium genome encodes:
- a CDS encoding lamin tail domain-containing protein: MKSNMLQMLKYALVFWMTTSMSSVFSQTNCSELFFSEYIEGSSLNKGLEIYNPSMTTIDLSDYSVKIFSNGNPNSGITIQLSGMLEGDSVYVITHSGAAPALKNHADSTVGSLTFNGDDAVALVSNTDTVDVIGVIGTDPGSAWSNNGVSTANQTMLRNSSVQVGIGPDSTSFDPSIEWTSLGQNDFSNIGIHTSTCPRCTADTTQLTNAICQGDSYTFNGQTITTAGVYYDTLQNIGGCDSILVLTLTVNQNPVIVANSTADTICQGDNVTLTGQGGTAYIWDNNVTDGVAITPNATAMYTVVGQDANGCLGIDSTAVVVESFTPHTISVSTQDSVLCENEGTTFNAVVSNGGNSAVIQWKNTGNDVGNNSTTYNSPAQSSNYFVFAEYTTFGVCGYTTASNAIGVTVNAIDSVNIADTICTGESLAFGSQTLTTGGVYYETYTNIAGCDSVVKLTLVENQLPTVTTMASADTVCMGGAVTLSGQGAVTYTWNNGVTDGVAFNPNQSSDYVVTGTDANGCMDTDTVTVVVTAAPTPTISIATPDSMLCDGEGTSFSSVITNGGQNFSYQWKRNGNNVGTGLSTYNSLSSSTNHGDVITCELTTTGVCGTTIVSNAITISVSGIDAVSVNDTICTGESLVFGTQTLTSGGVYTETFTNIAGCDSVVELTLIENQLPTVVASTSADTLCFGADVVLSGQGALTYTWNNGVVDGVAFTPNQSDSYVVTGVAANGCSNTDTVEVVISNDTLPTVQIMTPDSMLCDGEGTSFSSIVTHGGQNINYQWKRNGNNVGTGLTTYNSLSSSTNHGDVITLEVTTSGTCGTTITSNSIMLTVSGIDSVTINETICSNDSLVFGGQTLMNSGTYTETFVNMAGCDSVVTLELVVNQAELITIQDTICEGEAYQFGNTAILQAGTYTDSLQTTLGCDSIIVLELNVIPTETSTQNVFLCTGDSVAFGGAFYSTSGVYMDTLTSVTGCDSIAVLELIVGNTDTLEVSDIICSGDSVVFGTQVLTQTGLYTEIFTSTGGCDSIVTMELEVVQSTSSQISETICANESIEFGGQNITTSGVYYDTIINAAGCDSVITFTLTVLPEMIDTLAQTICSGDSVMFGGIAYSQTGLFTDSLQSATGCDSIVVLDLTVLMPFDTIVNESICNGSSLIFGTQTITQPGTYTETFQNIYGCDSVVTAIVGFGNSSDTAVVEEICQGEFYTFGSQVLTETGSYTETFTNASGCDSTVTLTLSVKANPIVSITQSGGDLICTQGDAYQWFFNGDSISGATSQIYTPTENGVYTVDMTAFNGCSDQNNYTIQNVSIAELSLTDVLIAPNPSTGIYNVAASIDFKYEVYNVLGELVINDSNPRQNQMVNISNEENGVYLLVLTTVKGEKLIKRIIKK, encoded by the coding sequence ATGAAAAGCAACATGTTACAAATGCTAAAGTATGCTTTAGTATTTTGGATGACAACTTCTATGAGTTCTGTGTTTTCGCAAACAAATTGTTCTGAATTATTCTTCTCAGAATATATAGAAGGTTCTAGTTTAAATAAAGGACTAGAGATTTATAACCCCTCTATGACAACAATTGATTTGTCTGATTATTCAGTTAAAATTTTTAGTAACGGAAATCCTAATTCTGGTATAACAATCCAATTATCAGGAATGTTAGAAGGTGATAGTGTGTATGTGATTACGCATTCTGGAGCTGCTCCGGCATTAAAGAATCATGCTGATTCGACAGTTGGGTCATTAACATTCAATGGAGATGATGCTGTAGCTTTAGTTTCCAATACAGATACTGTAGATGTTATCGGTGTTATTGGAACAGATCCAGGTAGTGCTTGGTCAAATAATGGCGTTTCAACAGCCAATCAAACAATGCTTAGAAATAGCTCCGTTCAAGTGGGGATAGGACCTGATTCTACCAGTTTTGACCCTTCAATTGAATGGACAAGTTTAGGACAAAATGATTTTTCTAATATTGGTATACATACTTCAACGTGTCCTAGATGTACAGCTGATACTACGCAATTAACCAATGCAATATGTCAAGGAGATAGCTATACGTTTAATGGGCAAACAATTACTACAGCTGGTGTATATTATGATACTTTACAAAATATAGGAGGTTGTGATAGTATTTTGGTCTTAACATTAACGGTGAATCAAAATCCAGTAATTGTAGCAAATTCAACAGCAGATACTATTTGTCAAGGAGATAATGTAACATTAACAGGACAAGGAGGAACTGCTTACATCTGGGATAATAATGTTACAGATGGAGTAGCAATTACGCCTAATGCAACAGCAATGTATACCGTTGTAGGACAGGATGCAAATGGATGTTTAGGGATTGACTCTACAGCGGTTGTTGTAGAAAGTTTTACTCCACATACTATTAGTGTGTCAACTCAAGATTCAGTTTTATGTGAAAATGAAGGGACAACATTTAATGCTGTGGTTTCAAATGGAGGAAATAGTGCTGTAATTCAATGGAAGAATACAGGAAATGATGTAGGAAATAACTCTACAACTTATAATAGCCCAGCTCAAAGTTCAAATTATTTTGTTTTTGCTGAATATACAACATTTGGTGTTTGTGGTTATACAACTGCTTCAAATGCTATTGGTGTAACTGTAAATGCTATTGATTCAGTGAATATAGCCGATACGATTTGTACAGGAGAAAGCTTAGCTTTTGGATCACAGACCTTAACTACTGGAGGAGTTTATTACGAAACCTATACCAATATAGCTGGATGTGATTCTGTAGTGAAATTAACTTTAGTTGAAAATCAGTTGCCAACAGTAACGACTATGGCAAGTGCCGATACTGTTTGTATGGGAGGTGCTGTAACATTGTCTGGTCAAGGTGCTGTAACGTATACTTGGAATAATGGGGTAACTGATGGAGTTGCTTTTAATCCAAATCAATCCAGTGATTATGTGGTAACAGGAACAGATGCTAACGGGTGTATGGATACAGATACTGTTACAGTAGTGGTAACAGCTGCTCCAACTCCAACGATCTCAATTGCCACACCAGATTCGATGTTGTGCGATGGAGAAGGAACAAGTTTTTCTTCAGTAATTACTAATGGAGGTCAAAACTTCTCATATCAATGGAAAAGAAATGGGAATAATGTAGGAACAGGATTGTCTACTTATAACTCATTATCGTCAAGTACAAACCACGGTGATGTGATTACTTGTGAATTAACGACTACTGGAGTTTGCGGAACAACCATAGTGTCAAATGCCATAACAATTAGTGTTAGTGGGATCGACGCCGTAAGTGTAAACGATACCATCTGTACAGGAGAAAGTTTAGTTTTTGGAACACAAACCTTAACTAGTGGAGGTGTTTATACCGAAACATTTACCAATATAGCAGGTTGTGATTCTGTAGTAGAATTAACATTAATTGAAAATCAATTGCCAACAGTAGTAGCTTCAACTTCAGCTGATACTTTATGTTTTGGAGCTGATGTAGTACTTTCTGGACAAGGAGCTTTAACGTATACCTGGAATAATGGGGTAGTGGATGGTGTAGCATTTACTCCAAACCAATCAGATAGTTATGTTGTGACTGGTGTTGCAGCTAATGGATGTTCAAACACAGATACAGTAGAAGTTGTAATTTCAAATGATACTTTACCTACTGTTCAAATAATGACACCTGACTCTATGCTTTGTGATGGAGAAGGAACAAGTTTCTCATCAATTGTAACTCATGGAGGTCAAAACATCAATTACCAATGGAAAAGAAACGGGAATAACGTAGGTACAGGTTTAACGACCTACAATTCATTGTCATCTAGTACAAATCATGGAGATGTAATAACTTTGGAAGTTACAACATCAGGAACTTGTGGAACGACAATAACTTCTAATTCAATTATGCTTACTGTAAGTGGGATCGATTCAGTAACAATTAATGAGACAATTTGTAGTAATGATTCTTTAGTCTTTGGTGGGCAAACTTTAATGAACTCAGGAACATATACCGAAACATTTGTTAATATGGCAGGGTGTGATTCAGTTGTTACATTAGAATTAGTAGTTAATCAAGCAGAGTTGATTACAATACAAGATACAATTTGTGAAGGAGAAGCTTATCAATTTGGTAATACAGCTATTCTTCAAGCTGGAACCTATACTGATTCTTTACAAACAACTTTAGGTTGTGACAGTATCATCGTTTTAGAATTAAATGTAATACCTACAGAAACTTCAACTCAAAATGTATTCTTGTGTACAGGTGATTCAGTAGCATTTGGAGGAGCATTTTATTCAACATCTGGAGTTTATATGGATACTTTAACAAGTGTTACAGGTTGTGATAGTATTGCTGTTTTAGAGTTAATAGTTGGTAATACGGATACTTTAGAGGTTTCGGATATTATTTGTAGTGGAGATAGTGTTGTGTTTGGAACACAAGTGTTAACACAAACAGGACTTTATACAGAAATCTTTACTTCTACTGGAGGGTGTGATAGTATTGTTACCATGGAGTTAGAAGTTGTTCAATCAACTAGTAGTCAAATTTCAGAGACAATTTGTGCAAATGAAAGCATTGAATTTGGAGGGCAAAATATAACAACTTCAGGAGTGTACTATGATACCATCATTAATGCAGCTGGTTGTGATAGTGTGATTACATTTACGTTAACAGTGCTACCTGAAATGATAGATACACTAGCGCAAACAATTTGTTCAGGAGATAGTGTTATGTTTGGAGGGATTGCTTATTCACAAACAGGATTATTTACTGACTCTTTACAATCAGCAACTGGATGCGACAGTATCGTTGTATTAGATTTAACAGTTTTGATGCCGTTTGATACAATTGTAAATGAATCCATTTGTAATGGAAGTAGTTTGATTTTTGGAACGCAAACAATTACTCAACCTGGTACATATACAGAAACATTCCAAAATATATACGGTTGTGATAGTGTTGTTACTGCTATTGTTGGATTTGGGAATTCAAGTGATACTGCTGTAGTTGAAGAAATCTGCCAAGGTGAATTTTATACATTTGGTTCACAGGTGCTCACCGAAACAGGTTCTTATACAGAGACGTTTACCAATGCTTCAGGATGTGATAGTACAGTAACACTAACACTTTCAGTAAAAGCTAATCCAATTGTTTCGATTACTCAATCTGGTGGAGATTTAATCTGTACGCAAGGAGATGCCTACCAATGGTTCTTTAATGGAGATTCTATTTCAGGAGCTACCA
- a CDS encoding acyl transferase yields MLNSISSIKSKIFSIKDDIEFNEIALEIFRYQAENNPVYKKFLSLIHCNVETVQAISEIPFLPIRFFKSFKVLSGDEQNVQKVFKSSGTTQSGRSQHLVTDLKLYERSFLESFKSFYGAVEDYVVLALLPNYIEQGDSSLIYMVDYFIEESIQEESGYCLTNLKETAQLLKELKTKGKKVLIIGVTYALLDLIEYQQFELNDQFVIMETGGMKGRRKELTKQELHQTLKAGFGVPTIHSEYGMTELLSQAYSMGNTKFKTPKWMKVFVRDINDPLSFQSKKKSGGINIIDLANLNSCSFIATQDLGKINDEENTFEILGRFDFSDTRGCNLLVSE; encoded by the coding sequence ATGCTCAATTCCATATCCTCAATAAAATCCAAAATATTTTCCATCAAAGATGATATAGAGTTTAACGAAATTGCTTTAGAAATATTTCGTTATCAAGCAGAAAATAATCCTGTTTATAAAAAGTTTTTGAGCTTGATTCATTGCAATGTTGAGACCGTACAAGCTATTAGTGAAATACCTTTTTTACCAATACGATTTTTTAAATCGTTTAAGGTGTTGTCGGGAGATGAACAAAATGTCCAAAAAGTGTTTAAGAGTAGCGGGACTACTCAAAGTGGAAGAAGTCAACATTTAGTCACCGATTTAAAACTATATGAAAGATCATTCTTAGAAAGTTTTAAATCTTTTTATGGCGCTGTAGAGGACTATGTAGTCCTGGCCTTATTGCCTAATTACATCGAGCAAGGAGATTCGTCATTAATTTATATGGTGGACTATTTTATTGAAGAATCTATTCAGGAAGAGAGTGGCTATTGTTTAACAAATTTAAAAGAGACCGCTCAATTACTAAAAGAATTAAAAACTAAAGGTAAAAAAGTTCTTATTATTGGAGTCACTTATGCGCTGTTGGATTTAATCGAATATCAGCAATTCGAATTGAATGACCAGTTTGTGATTATGGAAACTGGAGGAATGAAAGGACGAAGAAAAGAGCTGACTAAACAGGAACTACACCAAACTCTGAAAGCGGGATTTGGGGTGCCAACCATCCATAGTGAATATGGGATGACAGAGTTGTTGTCGCAAGCCTATTCAATGGGGAATACGAAATTTAAAACACCGAAGTGGATGAAAGTGTTTGTTAGAGACATCAATGATCCGTTGTCCTTTCAAAGCAAAAAAAAATCAGGAGGAATCAATATTATTGATTTAGCCAATTTGAATAGTTGTAGTTTTATTGCTACTCAAGATTTGGGGAAAATTAACGACGAAGAGAACACATTTGAAATCTTAGGAAGATTTGATTTTTCCGATACCAGAGGGTGTAATCTGTTGGTTAGCGAATAA
- a CDS encoding GWxTD domain-containing protein encodes MRYILWIFSIILLGSCSSNSNIPQKNISVAKETKTNIMAPDFAIYNPSTDSTIVYFKIATKNILYTREDKLSPYKANIKIHYQLFPYGNSKTIVDSTSFFIQDEVRSKTSKNLSGNFTINTPDAKDYLLKVTTEDLNRGASIEKKIYLRKSYVHNRQYFLVLKDSTKTPVYNFFVNDTSALQIKAEQHKNQMIFIHHYNRNFNIAAPPFASVNTKPFNYSPDQTTSSQLNALGETKITPPTNGFIHIQTDTSSKVGYTLFKYEKNYPTIHAIEGLVKPLRYICSTAEYNALLNSPTPKKSIDEFWLSKASSKERARELIKQYYNRVEQANKHFSSHVEGWKTDRGMISIIYGTPTVVRKTGRTETWIYGEENNLIALNFVFNQKNNPFSNNDYKLQRSSTYKTSWYRAVDTWRSGRVYYGY; translated from the coding sequence ATGCGTTATATTTTATGGATTTTTTCTATTATTTTATTGGGCAGCTGTTCAAGCAATAGTAACATCCCACAAAAAAATATTTCTGTAGCAAAAGAAACTAAGACCAACATTATGGCTCCTGATTTTGCTATTTACAACCCATCTACCGATAGTACAATCGTCTATTTTAAAATCGCTACAAAAAATATTCTTTATACTCGAGAAGATAAACTCTCTCCCTATAAAGCCAACATTAAAATTCACTATCAACTTTTTCCTTATGGAAATTCTAAGACCATTGTTGATAGTACTTCTTTTTTTATTCAAGATGAAGTCAGAAGTAAAACCAGCAAAAATTTATCTGGAAACTTTACCATCAACACCCCTGATGCAAAAGACTATCTTCTTAAAGTCACAACGGAGGACCTAAATCGAGGGGCATCTATAGAAAAGAAGATTTACTTAAGAAAATCGTATGTTCATAACCGCCAATATTTTCTTGTATTAAAAGATAGCACTAAAACTCCTGTCTACAACTTTTTTGTGAATGATACTTCTGCATTGCAAATCAAAGCTGAACAACACAAAAACCAAATGATTTTTATTCATCACTATAATCGTAATTTTAATATTGCTGCTCCTCCATTTGCTTCTGTCAACACTAAACCTTTTAATTACTCCCCTGATCAAACAACCTCATCCCAACTCAATGCTTTGGGTGAAACTAAAATCACCCCTCCGACTAATGGCTTTATTCATATTCAAACCGATACGAGTTCAAAAGTTGGCTACACACTTTTTAAATACGAAAAGAACTACCCTACTATCCATGCTATTGAAGGGCTTGTTAAACCATTACGATACATTTGCTCTACTGCCGAATACAACGCGCTATTGAATAGTCCCACCCCTAAAAAGAGCATTGATGAATTTTGGTTGTCTAAAGCTAGTAGTAAAGAACGCGCCAGAGAACTAATCAAACAGTATTATAATCGTGTTGAACAAGCCAATAAACATTTTTCATCACATGTTGAGGGATGGAAAACGGATAGAGGAATGATCAGTATTATCTATGGAACACCTACAGTTGTTAGAAAGACTGGTAGAACTGAGACATGGATCTATGGAGAAGAGAATAACCTTATCGCTCTTAACTTTGTCTTTAATCAAAAAAACAATCCTTTCTCTAACAACGACTACAAACTTCAACGTTCGTCTACTTATAAAACAAGTTGGTATAGAGCTGTTGATACTTGGAGAAGTGGACGCGTTTATTATGGATATTAG